One window of Oncorhynchus masou masou isolate Uvic2021 chromosome 28, UVic_Omas_1.1, whole genome shotgun sequence genomic DNA carries:
- the sycp2l gene encoding synaptonemal complex protein 2-like — MRIFHIFYQFEIILEDAFVSNNVGAITAALLREKASKSLVNRLNKVANKELDRSVFKSVTLLLRAIEDVCQYDEDCFNCLARQGLVYKISILYIYIQRCLTFKCYLSGSDGLVTTGVGVENLQEGSSKRTVGEPWSRVDLEYISSVIHCISQLNCFFQRLPPSVEDRGELTSVFLLHVGVVGTDPDVTFSLRLEAIRTINSILDNTTKEERRKLSMSKDHCLLLEQFAKVILNVGDYEMQVALSEALCRMTIKRSRKELTSKWFANPVFAEGFNAINDTEFEIDCRTFLNDLNSYFGDERRGVHTIFFTFQTPTSLVFTFPCICVFLDTTELFMPEDEKLEHFWVDFNLGTSCISLFVNNPEGSLWESIHLLRADVFRFSVCDCDNQTILTVHLSNPLTYRMTKGKMVQIIFDSKHDILDAAKRVFESKRLLQSVRSDDQPSIQHVMEPLQSDLDMLAALDTSSLSPTLATAGSTEIPAVNQTSLATTLSQERIETSPEDIFELCASSDTEVARAKTRLFSTQSLSSGGSSHSTPTNKEKRKQKSKSKDSPPPPAEAGSSVILSQQAKHDYTRKKPKTKSKLKILPLSSPSSADEASPVKHRTPACRSAGGTPSTNIAERLFDKLKEEESLEFPPPSNLISRDSGFRDVTGEDWDESVFPREEQDASTPTDHVPNQEAGIHRKRPWASESADSGGAVEKKSVPLESDPRQSPRAFFPSEPLEEAAESMSRVLNEEVESEMEMGSGVIAAFQTFKSQLRAHFSSRYKKIEARSLQSLMDCQKNVTSLLGAVHDSRLVHLERFQATVVQELGRLENDCISLKEIECETVNFWQSESQSVRSFCDRQQQRLESLGEPRDVWRSSLSQSEEAAAPPEPPK, encoded by the exons ATGCGTATTTTTCACATTTTCTATCAGTTCGAAATAATTTTGGAGGATGCTTTCGTCAGCAATAATGTTGGAGCCATCACAGCAGCACTTCTGAGGGAGAAAGCCTCCAAATCGTTGGTTAACAGATTGAACAAAGTCGCTAACAAG GAACTTGACAGAAGTGTGTTCAAAAGTGTCACTTTGCTTTTGAGAGCAATTGAAGATGTATGCCAGTATGATGAAGACTGCTTTAACTGCCTGGCCAGGCAAGGTCTCGTTTACAAGATAAgtatcttatatatatatatccaaagATGTTTAACATTCAAATGTTATCTATCGGGTTCTGATGG gttagttacaactggagTTGGAgtggaaaacctacaggagggcagtTCTAAAAGAAcagttggagagccctggtctagGGTCGATTTAGAATACATTTCCAGTGTTATTCACTGCATCAGCCAACTAAACTGTTTTTTTCAGCGTTTGCCTCCTTCTGTTGAAG ACAGAGGTGAGCTCACCAGCGTCTTCCTGCTGCATGTTGGAGTGGTTGGGACCGATCCAGACGTCACGTTTAGTCTGAGATTagag GCTATAAGAACGATTAACTCGATCCTCGACAATACCacaaaagaagagagaaggaaactgAGCATGTCCAAAGACCATTGTCTACTCCT tgagcAATTTGCAAAAGTCATTCTCAATGTGGGCG ACTATGAGATGCAGGTGGCCCTATCCGAAGCACTCTGTCGAATGACCATAAAGAGGTCGAGGAAAGAGCTGACCAGCAAGTGGTTTGCCAACCCAGTTTTTGCAGAGGGGTTCAACGCAATAAACGATACAGAATTTGAGATA GACTGCAGAACTTTTCTCAATGACTTGAACAGCTATTTTGGAGATGAAAGAAGGGGAGTCCACACTATTTTCTTTACATTTCAAACACCCACCTCATT GGTGTTCACGTTCCCCTGCATCTGTGTGTTTCTTGACACCACTGAG CTGTTCATGCCAGAGGATGAGAAACTGGAACATTTCTGGGTGGACTTCAACCTAGGAACGTCCTGTATCAGCCTCTTTGTCAACAACCCcgag GGTTCACTGTGGGAATCAATCCATTTGCTAAGAGCAGACGTCTTTAGGTtcagtgtgtgtg ACTGTGATAATCAGACCATTCTGACTGTTCACCTGTCCAACCCCCTCACCTATCGCATGACCAAGGGAAAGATGGTCCAGATCATCTTCGATTCCAAGCATGACATCCTGGACGCTGCCAAGAGGGTCTTTGAAAGCAAACGACTACTG CAAAGTGTGCGTTCAGATGACCAGCCATCGATACAACACGTCATGGAACCTTTGCAATCAGAT CTTGACATGCTAGCTGCATTGGATACCTCATCACT GTCCCCTACTCTGGCAACTGCAGGCAGCACAGAG ATCCCTGCTGTAAACCAGACCAGTCTGGCAACAACTCTGTCTCA GGAAAGAATTGAAACTTCACCGGAGGACATATTTGAACTATGTGCCAGCTCTGACACTGAG GTGGCCAGAGCAAAAACAAGGCTCTTCagcactcagtctctctcctctggcgG GTCATCACACTCCACCCCAACCAACAAGGAGAAACGGAAGCAAAAG TCTAAATCAAAagactctcctcctccccctgctgaGGCTGGCAGCAGTGTGATCCTGTCCCAGCAGGCCAAACACGACTACACCAGGAAGAAGCCCAAAACCAAGAGCAAACTGAAGA TTCTACCCCTGTCCTCTCCCAGCAGTGCAGACGAGGCCTCCCCTGTCAAG CACCGTACACCAGCATGCAGATCAGCGGGGGGAACACCAAGTACAAACATTGCAGAACGGCTATTTGACAAGCTCAAAGAGGAAGAATCTCTGGAGTTTCCTCCTCCGTCCAACCTGATATCACGAGATTCAG GCTTCCGTGATGTGACTGGGGAGGACTGGGACGAATCTGTGTTTCCCCGAGAGGAACAAGATGCATCTACACCTACT GACCATGTTCCCAATCAGGAGGCTGGAATTCATAGGAAGAGGCCTTGGGCCTCAG AGAGTGCCGACTCGGGAGGTGCAGTGGAGAAGAAGAGTGTGCCGCTAGAAAGTGATCCAAGGCAAAGTCCCAGGGCCTTCTTTCCCTCAGAACCTCTCGAGGAGGCTGCTG AATCAATGAGCAGAGTGCTGAATGAGGAGGTGGAGTCTGAGATGGAGATGGGCTCTGGAGTCATCGCTGCTTTCCAGACCTTCAAGAGCCAGCTGAGAGCGCACTTCTCG TCCAGGTACAAGAAAATTGAAGCCCGCTCCCTGCAGTCTCTGATGGACTGTCAGAAAAACGTCACTTCTCTCCTGGGTGCTGTCCATGACAGCAG GCTGGTCCACCTGGAGCGCTTCCAGGCCACCGTAGTCCAGGAGTTGGGCCGCCTGGAGAATGACTGCATCTCGCTCAAAGAGATTGAGTGTGAAACTGtg AACTTTTGGCAGAGCGAGTCTCAGTCCGTGCGGTCGTTCTGTGACCGACAGCAGCAGAG GTTAGAGTCGCTAGGAGAGCCCAGAGATGTCTGGAGGAGCAGCCTGTCACAGAGTGAGGAGGCTGCAGCACCACcg gaACCTCCAAAGTAG